In Miniphocaeibacter halophilus, the following proteins share a genomic window:
- a CDS encoding DUF2207 family protein, whose product MKKIKLIILSIILLLFPTISFATELESVNINVKLEQEGDAILTNEYNYYDDEGTEHYIVMGNLSDSEIMDYVVYYNNKPMEFVDNWNTSWSFEEKSGKYGFVETNNGYELCYGISEYGNNNFVVQYKLTNFVKNSDDYQFFNWKFINDKLSEDIDRVKVEIEVENYDLSYENSKIWAFGYDGEINFENGKIVAENNRQFKDTNYLTILTQFTEPIFSTSSSVNKSFEEIQKEAFEGSSYTIDESGKGGKSKSDESKPSTHIAASSVFKFLGPIILLITGLLLSWQSKRVKKDNYKGTESNYIKVDRKSNKGLYYREIPYSGNLGDLLIMLNGKWPKYLENYISAYFLKWIQEKKIETVKDKSGIVFKKEKISFKILEDNINTTDAFENYLYNAVLSAAKGKGILEAKDFKSWASKNHVDLTSSVADFTDLSKNLFEDLGYVNLETKVNRFSKHTKILLTSKGQELMDNLVRFENYLKDYSLLNTRDSYNVHIWDNYMIYAALLGITKEVEKEFEKLYPDYYNETYYDLETIFWIRIFSSGFYSSYSSAASPSSGAGGFSSLGGGGGSFGGGSGGGTR is encoded by the coding sequence ATGAAAAAAATTAAATTAATTATTTTAAGTATAATATTATTATTGTTTCCAACAATATCTTTTGCAACAGAATTGGAATCTGTTAATATAAATGTTAAATTGGAGCAAGAGGGAGATGCTATATTAACAAATGAATACAATTACTATGATGATGAAGGTACTGAACATTATATAGTTATGGGAAATTTATCAGATTCTGAAATAATGGATTATGTTGTTTACTATAACAATAAACCAATGGAATTTGTAGATAATTGGAACACAAGTTGGTCCTTTGAAGAAAAAAGTGGAAAATATGGTTTTGTAGAAACTAATAATGGTTATGAATTATGTTATGGTATTTCCGAATATGGAAATAATAATTTTGTAGTTCAATATAAATTAACAAATTTTGTAAAAAATTCAGATGACTATCAGTTTTTCAATTGGAAATTTATTAATGATAAATTATCTGAAGATATTGATAGAGTAAAAGTTGAAATAGAAGTTGAAAATTATGACTTATCCTATGAAAATTCTAAAATTTGGGCATTTGGATATGATGGTGAGATTAATTTTGAAAATGGCAAAATAGTAGCGGAAAATAATAGACAATTTAAAGACACAAATTATCTTACTATACTTACCCAATTTACTGAACCTATTTTTTCAACAAGTTCATCGGTAAATAAAAGCTTTGAAGAAATACAAAAAGAGGCCTTTGAAGGCTCTAGTTATACTATAGATGAATCCGGAAAAGGTGGAAAAAGTAAAAGTGATGAATCAAAACCATCAACCCATATAGCTGCTTCAAGTGTATTTAAATTTCTAGGACCAATAATATTATTAATTACAGGTTTATTACTTAGCTGGCAATCTAAAAGAGTTAAGAAAGATAATTATAAAGGAACTGAATCAAACTATATAAAGGTCGATAGAAAGAGCAATAAGGGACTTTATTATAGGGAGATTCCATATTCCGGAAACTTAGGTGATTTATTAATTATGCTAAATGGTAAATGGCCTAAGTATTTAGAAAATTATATATCGGCGTATTTTTTAAAATGGATTCAAGAAAAGAAAATAGAAACAGTAAAGGATAAATCTGGAATAGTATTTAAAAAAGAAAAAATTTCTTTTAAAATCTTAGAAGATAATATTAACACAACAGATGCTTTTGAAAATTATTTGTATAATGCAGTATTAAGTGCAGCAAAAGGTAAAGGAATACTTGAAGCTAAGGATTTTAAATCATGGGCGAGTAAAAATCATGTTGATTTAACATCCAGTGTAGCAGATTTTACAGACTTATCTAAGAATTTATTCGAGGATTTAGGATATGTGAATTTGGAGACAAAAGTTAATAGATTTTCCAAACATACAAAGATTTTATTAACCTCAAAAGGTCAAGAGTTAATGGACAATTTAGTACGATTTGAAAATTATCTCAAGGACTATTCGTTATTAAATACTAGGGATTCTTACAATGTTCATATTTGGGATAATTATATGATATATGCAGCATTACTTGGAATAACGAAGGAAGTTGAAAAGGAATTTGAAAAACTATATCCTGACTATTATAATGAAACATATTATGATCTAGAGACAATTTTTTGGATTAGAATTTTTTCTTCAGGCTTCTATTCTTCCTATAGCAGTGCAGCCAGCCCTTCTTCCGGTGCTGGAGGTTTTTCCAGTTTAGGTGGAGGAGGAGGTTCTTTCGGTGGCGGAAGTGGCGGAGGAACACGATAA